In Gossypium raimondii isolate GPD5lz chromosome 12, ASM2569854v1, whole genome shotgun sequence, a single window of DNA contains:
- the LOC105764980 gene encoding inactive poly [ADP-ribose] polymerase RCD1: MEARNAMVSDNKPGFLHNRKRKRAAQHSTYFPGASHVILPQLPNLSLPSQKHGKLRRLEDHKGKVVSCAHPSKRSLLLCYSNFKKTGIPKRIMFFEKGEWTDFPKDLIASIRKDLITKKPFIELEKDGQSFVLDFLHMFRLDWKTGLKQPIAWIDEADGCFFPETFAVEDELYQAHEYESDHESMYNESYVPPEIKLHLEIDINGDQSRLKECSGESSSFVRNFQIAQKPATSCCAIEAEDNCNRDGDAKHSKIIEDIQQTRLNFPEKEFVDVEFGEQLDSQTVETMFLLGMSSSGGSDVINIKPCSSSSTQYRLERFLKQVQIMKKYRGDANVQHAWLACSQSDLPIIMMHGLGDCRLSRIPHKYGTGVHLATVEFTNTSANYCDVDENGIKYMILCRVIMGKMELLRPGSGQCYPSNEDFDSGVDDLQHPKYYIIWNMNISTHIYPEFVVSFKISNAEGRLIGSETNHAVSGVTASTPGLQGRLPVLSSAGELGSINHQTSESGGSHENDPSLGSNTSKTPKSPWMPFPMLFAAISNKIPRLDMDQVTNHYELFRAKKISRDDFVKKLRLIVGDSLLRSTITSLQCKFPSRHELEAAAAAKQKNMNGPGGL, translated from the exons ATGGAAGCACGGAACGCCATGGTATCGGATAATAAGCCTGGGTTTCTGCACAATAGGAAGAGAAAGCGGGCTGCGCAGCATTCAACTTATTTTCCTGGAGCTTCGCATGTGATATTACCACAATTGCCCAACTTGAGTTTACCATCCCAGAAGCATGGCAAGCTGAGGAGATTGGAGGATCACAAAGGCAAAGTTGTTAGTTGTGCTCATCCTTCGAAAAGATCTTTGCTGCTTTGctattcaaattttaagaaaactGGCATTCCGAAGCGCATCATGTTCTTTGAGAAAGGTGAATGGACTGATTTTCCCAAGGATCTCATTGCTTCAATTAGGAAAGATCTCATCACAAAGAAGCCATTTATTGAGCTGGAGAAAGATGGTCAATCTTTTGTGCTTGATTTCTTGCATATGTTTCGACTGGATTGGAAAACTGGCTTGAAACAACCAATTGCTTGGATTGACGAAGCAGATGGCTGTTTCTTCCCGGAGACTTTTGCTGTGGAGGATGAACTATATCAGGCTCATGAGTATGAGAGTGATCATGAATCTATGTATAATGAATCATATGTTCCCCCTGAGATCAAGCTACATCTTGAAATTGACATTAATGGTGATCAATCTAGGTTGAAGGAATGTAGTGGGGAGTCAAGTTCTTTTGttagaaattttcaaattgcTCAGAAACCTGCCACCAGTTGCTGTGCCATAGAAGCTGAGGATAATTGCAACAGGGATGGTGATGCAAAACACAGCAAAATCATTGAGGATATTCAACAAACAAGGTTAAATTTTCCTGAAAAGGAGTTTGTGGATGTAGAATTTGGAGAACAGTTGGATTCTCAAACTGTGGAGACGATGTTCCTGTTGGGCATGAGCTCTTCGGGTGGTTCGGATGTTATTAATATAAAGCCCTGCTCCAGTTCTTCAACGCAATATAGGTTAGAGCGTTTCCTGAAGCAGGTTCAAATTATGAAGAAGTATCGGGGTGATGCAAATGTTCAGCATGCTTGGCTTGCCTGCTCTCAGTCAGACTTGCCAATCATCATGATGCATGGGCTTGGGGATTGTCGTCTTTCCAGAATTCCACACAAATATGGCACTGGTGTTCATCTTGCCACAGTAGAATTTACTAATACCAG TGCAAACTATTGTGATGTTGACGAAAATGGAATAAAGTATATGATACTATGTCGTGTAATAATGGGAAAGATGGAGCTTCTTCGTCCTGGAAGTGGACAGTGTTATCCTAGCAATGAAGATTTTGATAGTGGAGTGGATGATCTTCAGCATCCAAAGTACTATATTATCTGGAACATGAATATCAGCACTCACATTTATCCAGAGTTTGTTGTTAGTTTCAAGATCTCCAATGCTGAAG GGCGTTTGATTGGAAGTGAGACTAATCATGCTGTTTCAGGCGTCACTGCATCTACTCCAGGCCTTCAGGGTCGTTTACCAGTATTATCATCTGCCGGTGAATTG GGGAGTATTAATCACCAAACCTCAGAATCAGGTGGATCCCACGAAAATGATCCTAGCCTGGGTTCAAACACTTCAAAGACCCCTAAATCTCCTTGGATGCCTTTCCCAATGTTGTTTGCTGCTATCTCAAACAAAATCCCTCGTTTAGATATGGATCAAGTTACTAATCATTATGAACTATTCAGG GCAAAGAAGATAAGTCGTGATGATTTTGTCAAAAAGCTGAGATTGATAGTCGGAGATAGTTTGTTGAGATCAACAATAACATCTCTGCAGTGCAAG TTTCCATCTAGACATGAATTAGAAGCGGCAGCAGCAGCAAAGCAGAAGAACATGAATGGTCCTGGCGGCCTTTGA
- the LOC105762260 gene encoding uncharacterized protein LOC105762260, with protein sequence MAVYSRRAQTMNAELYSRDLETFRVQEYIGRRSGLPLRSYAIDLRNRRCECRIFQTLRYPCAHVHAACARANLNVEQFIDEIYTLQRAFRIWGNEFLVMPDVSNWEVPPPAFEMVPARSLCRHPKGRPQSTRIRNDIDVRETGEPKLCTVYRISGHNRSTCPHRVYVSGQSSRNAGLQDDD encoded by the coding sequence ATGGCGGTATATAGTCGAAGGGCACAAACAATGAACGCAGAATTGTATTCACGTGACTTGGAGACTTTCCGAGTACAGGAGTACATCGGTCGCCGTTCGGGTCTTCCACTTAGGTCGTACGCAATTGATCTGCGAAACAGGCGATGTGAGTGCAGAATATTTCAGACTCTTCGATATCCGTGTGCGCATGTTCATGCAGCGTGTGCGAGAGCAAACTTAAATGTTGAACAATTCATAGACGAGATCTACACGTTGCAACGCGCATTTCGTATATGGGGGAACGAATTTCTTGTAATGCCCGATGTCTCAAACTGGGAAGTTCCACCGCCTGCTTTCGAGATGGTGCCTGCCCGTAGTCTCTGCAGGCATCCTAAAGGTCGACCTCAATCGACAAGAATTCGAAATGACATAGACGTTAGGGAGACGGGTGAACCGAAATTGTGCACTGTGTATCGAATATCCGGACACAACCGATCAACATGCCCACATCGTGTCTATGTTTCTGGTCAATCGTCTCGTAATGCTGGACTCCAAGATGACGACTGA
- the LOC105764981 gene encoding probable inactive shikimate kinase like 2, chloroplastic: protein MASAAASASSMLCLSLQNPTKTLHFSIKTHSFHFLKPQLPAFRRYSTGVTPISPLRGISCNCSSTNTTHYEFSDGSSEVELRLQLGGQDVLSAKDIFVDADGTSLTVKVQQAGSIITLIDTTSLFEKIKPAETIWYIDDDQLVISLKKQDPNLKWPDIMESWESLSAGSMQLLKGTSIYVVGDSTEINQKVARELAVALGYTPLVTKELLETFAKQTVDSWVVAEGSDSVAEAESAILESLSSHVRAVVATLGGSHGAAARTDKWRHLYSGFSIWLSQTEATDEDSAKEEARRHIEDGNVGYTNADVVVKLQGWDADHAKSVAQASLSALKRLILSDKKLPGKKSLYIRLGCRGDWPNIKPPGWDPSNAADAAPPATLPN from the exons ATGGCTAGTGCAGCTGCGAGCGCCAGTTCCATGCTCTGTTTGTCATTGCAGAACCCAACCAAAACCCTTCATTTCTCTATCAAAACACATTCTTTTCACTTCTTAAAACCCCAACTTCCTGCCTTCCGTCGGTACTCTACGGGAGTCACACCCATCAGTCCACTTCGTGGCATCTCCTGCAACTGTTCCTCCACCAACACTACGCACTATGAG TTCTCTGATGGGTCTTCTGAAGTGGAACTAAGGTTGCAACTTGGTGGTCAAGATGTTCTAAGTGCTAAAGATATATTTGTAGATGCGGATGGTACTTCTCTAACAGTCAAAGTACAGCAGGCTGGGTCCATCATCACACTTATAGATACTACTAGTCTGTTTGAGAAAATAAAGCCTGCTGAAACAATATG GTATATAGACGATGATCAACTTGTTATTAGCTTAAAGAAGCAGGATCCGAATCTGAAATGGCCAGATATTATGGAATCATGGGAGTCATTGTCAGCTGGTTCTATGCAACTTCTTAAAGGAACATCAATTTACGTTGTTGGGGATTCCACTGAAATTAACCAAAAAGTAGCCCGAGAACTCGCTGTTGCTCTCGG GTACACGCCCCTCGTTACAAAAGAACTATTAGAAACTTTTGCCAAGCAAACTGTTGATTCAT GGGTGGTCGCTGAAGGCTCTGACTCTGTGGCTGAAGCAGAAAGTGCAATACTAGAAAGCTTAAGTAG TCATGTCCGGGCTGTTGTTGCAACCTTAGGAGGGTCTCATGGGGCCGCAGCACGGACCGATAAATGGAGACATCTTTATTCAGGGTTTAGCATTTGGTTGTCACAGACTGAAGCTACAG ACGAGGATTCAGCAAAGGAGGAAGCGAGAAGGCACATTGAAGATGGTAATGTTGGCTACACGAATGCAGATGTGGTTGTGAAGCTCCAGGGTTGGGATGCTGATCATGCCAAGAGTGTAGCTCAGGCATCCTTGAGTGCCCTCAAACGCTTAATTCTATCTGACAAGAAACTTCCAG GTAAGAAGAGCCTTTATATAAGGTTAGGATGTCGTGGGGATTGGCCAAACATCAAGCCACCGGGGTGGGATCCATCAAATGCTGCTGATGCAGCCCCGCCTGCTACATTgccaaattaa